GACCGGCCAGTAAAGAATCCCTGAAAGGATCCAATTCTGGATTTGAAAACAATGGAAAGAAGGCAATCTCAAATGCCAAAAATCATGTCTGCGAGGGGGCAAGAGCAGCTACTCAAACCTCGGTCACAGTATTGGTTAGACAGCTGCCACAGCCTGGGATAGGTTGGCCTCTACTGCGAAAAGCAGTGAAAGAAAGCAAAGCTGTGAAGAAGGCTGAAGGTGCTCGAAGATTATCAGTCGTCCAATGGGCCATGGCTTTACCCGATAGGAATTTCTCATCAGCTCAACCATTGTTTCAGCTTTCCAAGGAGTTGCGGACGACCCTCAACGACAATAACTCGAGCTGCAAATGGTTTCAATATGAGGAACTACTGAGTTCGACTAATCAGTTCGCTCCAGGTTCATTTTCTAAACCGTGCACATCCCTCTACAAATTGTGCTCTAAAAGCTAACATGAGATTCACGATCCTAAAGAAGATTTCAATTCTCAACAGAAAACTTGATAGGCAAAGGAGGAACTGGCCAAGTATACAAAGGCAACCTTCAGAACGGTCGACAGATTGCTATAAAATTATCTCAGCTGTCTACAAAATCATCAAGAGATTTCCTTCAGGAGGTTGATATAGTTACAAAACTTGATCACCCACATGTAGTCTCATTATTAGGCAtttgcgataacatcaatatctgtcagtgctaaacacctgagaccgccatgtcatagctgggcccgtattcaccgtgatttactccctctcatacttgtggggccggggtgagggggccgctgggttggcggttccaaccttttgcaGCATTATTAGGCATTTGCGTAGAGAAGAACAATCTTATTTCTATATACAAATATTTCGTTAATGGAAGTTTGGAGGAAATTTTGCATGGTAAGTCATTCTTCCAAGGTCATCATCTTCTTTAAAAGTTCACTCATACTGCAGTTATAATGAATTTCGTTTCACACTCGAGGTCAACATATAAAGCAACCATACATTTCATTGTTATTTCATATTTGACaagattttctttccttgtatTAAATTCAAGTCTTTCTTCAATGTGCAACGAATGGAACATAGGAAAGAATGCCAAAGAGCCATTACCTTGGGATACAAGAACAAAAGTAGCAATGGGGATTGCTAAGGCTCTTAACTATCTTCATCATGGTTCTCAAACAGTGATCCACCGAGATGTGAAATCTTCAAACATTCTTCTTGACAGCGAATTTGAACCTCAGGTAGTTTGCATAATTATAACCTCAAGTAGATTTAAATACTAAATCTGATAATGTGTCACAACAGTTATCTGATTTTGGCTTAGCTttctgggttccaaaaacctcaAACTACCTAACGCAGAATGACATCGTCGGAACTTTCGGGTAAGTTTCCTTTCAACCTAATTTGTGATCAATCAAAATGATACATGGATCAAGTACTAATACACATTTTACTCAGATACCTTGCACCTGAGTACTTCATGTATGGAAAAGCTAGCAATAAGATTGATGTCTATGCTTTTGGCGTCGTTCTACTGGAATTGTTAACTGGAAGAATGCCCATCAATGACAATAGTCCTAAAGGTCAAAAAAGTTTGGTGATGTGGGTGAGTAACTTCCCCAACTTAGATTCACAATTTCTGCAACTCCTGTTAACTCTGCTATCAAAAATGATGAAAGTTAAATACTTGAGCACAACTTCAGAAACTAAAATATGAAGTAACTGGTGAAAGCATTGCTTCAATTGCTATACTAATTAGTATAAACAACTATAGAAATTGCAACATCTTGAGGGACATGCTCCATTTATCAGGGAGACACCTAACAAGTTTAAAATGTTTATAGGCGACACAAGTTATTGAGAATGGAAATCTAATGGATCTAGTGGATCCCAAACTTGACGCCGACTATGACAAAGACCAGATGAGAAGAATGATCTTAGCTGCATCTCTTTGCATAACAAGAATAGCTCAATTCCGACCCGCAATCAACAAGGTAAGTAAATATGCTAACAAGCTTGATTTCTGAAGGCTGAAGCTTGGAGTAATGATGACAACATTTTGGTTCTTCCACATTCACAGATATGCAGTCTTTTACAAGGAGAAGACGACATCGAGAAATGGATATGCAGCCAGGCAGATTCCATGTCAGATCTGGTAGATTGTCCAGATGACGAGGCCTATCCAACTTCTAACATTGGATCACTAGAGCATGCATCTATCGATGTGGATCACAATGCATCATTGACCAGCAGTGACAAGCGTGGTTTCTGGCAAGAATATCTCAGAGGTAGATGGAGTCGTTCCAGTTTTTATTAGCTCTTCACAATCTTACCCATCCATTGTTTGTGTTCTTCTGAATAGAAATCCCTTGTACATAATAAAGCCTGGTTTTGAGTCAGGATAACTTTCCGACCAAAAACCGGGTCATGATTGTATGAAGTAGAGAATAAGAGAAACATGAGCAAGCAAACATTTTCGATGGGTTTCCCTCAATTATTATCAATGTGTCCAAATTTGCAAGTCTAAGTTATTTCTtcatattcaacttttaaatgaAATGCAGGATGTGTTGATCTTTGCTCAAAATTCAGCTTATAACAAGGTTGTTCAATGCACATAATAAAGCCTGCTTTAGCTGACTTTGCAAAGAAGAGAATTTGAGACGCCTACAAAGTAGAGCTATTGATGAAGGTGCTGCATCTCTTTGCAACTTGATCCCAAGATTTTTTACCTTGATGATAACAATTGGAGAAGGGATATTAGTCAAtgttaaaaaaacaaaagaaagcttAATGGAAAGGTATTTACAAACCTTGCACATCAGGCCTAGAAAGAGAAGAGAGGGTATCGGTTTTCTCTCTTGCTACTATCCTGAGAAATCTAAGGTGTATCATGTAGAAATTCATAAATTCTTATGATTATTAATCCTGTCTAAAAGCGGAGAAAATAACAAACTAAGGATATGGCTCGGAAGTTGACGGGGTGAAGGTTCCATGTGGTCCTGCAACACACAAGGTGTTAGTGCAAGGCCCGGAAGGGGCTTCTGGCATTggccctccaacactcaagtcaatTTTCGGCACAATAGAGAATAGTAAGAATGTTATAGCAAAGAGCATATGGATTGTTGATGGAAATCCCTTTTTATAGTGTTTGTGCATACATTTCAATGTGTGCACACATTTTCTAAAGCGTCCTAGAAAAAGACGAGTCTCCCCAACACCTTTCTTTAAGCGATCATACAAATCCCTAATGCATCACTCGTGTAAGAGAGGTAGAGTGAGATATGAGCAGTTGCTTGGCACGGTAAACAGGTATAAACCCTCCCTGCAACTCAAACATGCCTTTTTGTTTTCCGATTATATACATTTTCTTGGTAGAAAATTTTTTCCGAAACGTATGCAGTCATGGTGGAATGTTGAATCGAACACGCAAATTATGACAGTACAGCAGAAACATTTTAACATCACATAATGATaatcaacaaaataaaagaaGGACAATAGAAATGCAATGCTAAGCATCATTTCAGATTTACAACTTGAAACCTAAATATATATACAATGACGCGAGCCTTTCAGGCAATCATTTTGGATTTGTTAACAGCGTCAAAGGAAATGGACACTCTTCAAAGCACTCTAAACACCAATACACAAAGTTCCTAGTCACAGAAAGCAAAGTTAGGTCTCAAAGAAACCTTCACGACAGGCTGAATCTCAATGATCAGACTGACACTATTATTTCAGGAAGAAATCAAGAATGTGATTAGCTAAGAGCATCAGCCGGAATCATCTGAACTGGAACTTGATGTTTCGTTCCCAATATTATGTGGtccagctccttgattttcaTCCTCACTAAAAGCCAATTCAGTGCCCTCATTGTTTGAATGTGAGAAAGGAGTGTGACAATCCGAAATGGCAGCTCTGTTGTCCCTCTTCCTACTCTCTTCTGAACCTGTGCCACGTAGATCAAGCCGCCTATGCTTCCGTGCATTGCGCTTGCCTTTTGGGACATCTCGGTGTGATTCAACTCCATTATCTTCATCCTTTGAAGCTCTGCTACTTGCCTTCTCACTTTCAGATTCAATTGTTGGTGCAtcagaatcaaattcaacattTCTCCTCTTGCTTGAATTTGTCTGAAACAAGAGTTCTAGTCAACCTTCAATTCTTGAAGTAGAGACAGCATACACACGCATCAAAAGAACACAAATAAGAGAGGTATATGCTGGTATTGTTCATGCTCAACTGGAGGGTTTCTCAACAAATGAGTTGCTAGAATCCATAAAAAGAATAGCAGAACATAAATAAAATCCTCTGCAATCCCCCTACAAGCTATTTGAATATCTATGATTTTATAGGCTTTATAAAGTATGCTGTGAATGAAATTAAGGGTAATTTGGAGATGGTCACACAAAAAGAATAAGCAGAAAATTCTTTACAATGGTCAGATAGATCAAGTGTTTGCTGTCTTCTGTGTATCATCAGGATCGAGGGACTCACAAGCAGGCAAATGTTCAGAATTGGCAATAACTAagattaagaaaattaaaaataaatacataaaagaGCAAAGTTGATAAACTAGTGAACTGGCAGAGAATAGAAAACAGAAATATGTCATCTAAAAATACACTAAGAAAAGTGAAATAGAATATACCatgatatatattttattattcaaTTTACCTTGGGGCCTTGTTCAACCAAATGAGACCATTCACTCCTATTCCGTAAACAGTCATGGACAGCATGTAAATAAGTAGGATACGCATAGCGCTCTCCGTTGGGTTTTCTCAGTTCATACCAATGCTGCAGAATAAAACATACAATCAAGATAGTGAGAATAAGTACAATATACATATATGTCCAAAGTGACAAGAGTTAAAAATCATACAGGGTGAACAGCACCACACAGCTCTTCATATGTTATGTGCTTTGTTTTGCTCAATATATCATCTATTAATCCTGCAAATTGTTATTATAAAATGAATTGCCTTTTAGAAAATGTAatacattttttttcttaaaaacataaaataaaataaagaatttaCCAGGCAAAGTGCGACAAATAACACTACCATCATCTCTCTGAACATCGCCAACTGAGCTGCATGCTGCTGGGGTATTCTGTTCACTAATCTCTGGAGAGGAAAAAGGATCATTTCTATTACCTTCCCTAGGGGCTAGAGGAACAGTTTTGATTGTCATGTCAGAGGTTCTCATATGTGACTCTTTTTTCTTGTCTAATTGCTGACGTTTGTGGTATGCAAATGATGCCATCCTAGCCTTCTTCCTGCTGTCACCATGTAACTCCTGAGAATTGCAGTTAAGATTTCTATATCCATCTTCTTTGTTTTTCCTTCTAAATACCTAAGTAGAACAAAATCCACATCAGATGAATCCCAAGGAGATTAATCAAGATAGAGGTATGCTAGACTGTTACCGAGATTTGATCCTTCCCTTCATAGACAGGACGTCTAGAGAAAACACTCATACCACTGTTGGTGGCTGATTGCATAACTGTAGCTTGCCGCACACGTGGTATCCTTGGAACCCTAGGGGAGCTGTTTAATTCTTGATGCAATAGAAGTGCCAGctatgaagagaaaaaaaaaagtgtgaaTAAATAGCCTTGATAAGAGATTATATTCGATTGCAGTCCTTACATTACCTCTTCATCACTTAATCTCAAGGTAGCATTAGATGAGGCAGATGCATGCATAAACATGGAGGCATTTGAAGCTTTTTCTGAAGTGTATGAACCTGTTTGATGGCTCTTTACAGTTCTCTGAGACAGGTTTGAAGAAACTGGCTTAGTTTGACCAGAAGCCACTTGAGACTGCCATGAACCAACCACATTGTCAGACCTTAGAGTTCCCATTGCAGTGTGTTTGGCAGAGACTTTTGAAGACCGGAAAGGTGATTCTTCTTTTGTACTAGATACCAAGTGCTTAGAGGTGTTAGTACCTTGTGGTGGATTAAATCCAGAAAATATAGAAATTTTTGACTTGCACTTTGCTGGATTTTCAGAAACTTCTTCCAGAATTTTAACTGGAATTGGTGTATTTTTTTCCTTGTGAACAATACTTGAGTTCACCTTTACTCGTTTTTGTTTGGTTAATCTACTAGCCTTACCAGCTGAGGATTTAGATGTCGTGGTGGACAAGTTAACACCTGAAATAGTTAATTTGATGAAGTTGAAGAATCCTTAAGGACGCTGACTGCGGAATTCAACTCAACAGGTACCAATTTGCTCAAAGATGATTGTGAGTCTCCAGCACCTCTAGTATTTGAACCATGTCCTATCTCTGGGGAATGTTTATGTTCTACTGAATCCTTCAATCGTCTTTTCTTAGTCTCACCATTTCTTGGAAGCATTGCTTCTTTCAATTCTTCAGTCTCTCTTCTAACACCCTGGAGCCTTTGTCCAAAAGATGCAAAGCTGGATCTATTCTCTAGGTTCTGAATGTTTTCAGATAAGTGATTAATTAGTTGTGGTGGTTGGTCAGCTAAATCACACAACTTTCCAGGGGTGTGACGAGCAGGAACATTCAAATTCACTGTTGATAGGCCATCAGCCTCGTTAATTCCTTTATTTAACTCCACTTTTGTAATTGGTGTAACTGCAGGCTTTGAGCCTAATAGTAATGGCTCATCCAAAAAGTCTTTACAACCACTTGCAAGATCAGTAATGGCAAGCTTTGGAGCTCCTAAGCCCATTACAACATGCAAAGAAGCTTTAGAAAAATGTCCTAGAGGATTCTCGTCTTTGGGCTGTTTCAAACAATACACAGCACTGCTGCCAACCTAAGTAAATTCagtcaaaaaattttaaacaagcaGCAAAATCTAAGCATACTTCACTAAAAATGATAAGGaggataaattaataaataataaattttcaagaatatatatatatatatatatatatatatatatatatatatatatatatatatatatataagaaaaaaaTCAAGCATCAAATAACTGCCTGTCTGCCATTTACACTTCTGCATTATCCATTTGACAGAAGGGCAATGGTAGTAACCATGCTACCAGTTCTAAAACCCCATTATGGAAAAGTAGGCACAACCTTAGGCATATCAAGTAACAACTATATAGGAGGAACAATCTTAGCCTACCAACAATAATCTATTACCAGAACTTGAATTTGTTATAGCGTCAAACAAGAATTTCATATATTTTCAAATGTGGAGGGAAATGATCGAACAGAGAATAAAGCGGAAAATGTCTCAATGGGAAGTAGATTAGTAATGGCAGCAGGGAATGTTGCTGGCCATCATAACAAAATTTTCTTCCATAAGCAAATAACACAGATACCCAACTGTGATCACTCACACCTCATCTCCACACCTCAGATTGAGCAAATTGTCAATAAACTCGTGTCACAGACATGCAAGCCTTCTAATCTTGTACAATGTTTCTGTAGATATATATATGCTATCAACAGGAGTAAAATCTCTCGCGGACTATCATAACAGCATAACCATCAATTTTAAAAGGTGACAAGGAATTCTCCTGCAACTGCTTATTTGACAATGGGAGGATTCTCATTAGCATCACTCCAGCTGTATAGGTCAGGAAATCTCTTACTATTTCTGAAAAGGCATTCAGAAAATACATTTACAAAATCCCCCACTTGTAAAAATTAATATCTTCTATCAAGATTAAGATAAAATTACCAATAATGTCAGTCTGAAACTCAGACAAAATTGAGAGGCATTAAACCTTAATGGCTAGCTAGCATTAAAAATGTCTAAATTGCTGAGTTTCCATCTTAACCGCATTTATTATAATGCTAGGTTGTCACTTCAGTATCTTGATATGTAAAGGGCGGACTAAGAGGCTGCTCAAATGTGATCCATCCCTTTAATGTGCAAATGTGAGTTGAAAGGGAAAAGGGTTCTTGCATTTTTGTGACTATGATTATAAAATTAGATTAGCAACTTGGAACATAAGAGCACTACAGTGGAAAGAACTAGAATTGGTAGATGCAAAGATTAGGAGAAAaaatatataacataaaaataatagGCTAGAGAAAGAGTTAGGTGTGCTTTGAATTAGTATGCAAATAAGGTTAAATGGAATAGGCATTAAGAATAAGGATGTTAAATTTATGATAATTGGAAACATAACTTTGTACTAAAGTTGATTCTAGTAAATGAGATACTAAATGTGACAAGTGCTTTTAATTCTCAAGTAGAGCTAGTGATCAAATTTAAAAAAGGAATTTAAGAAGAACCTCGATGAAATAGTTCATGATATACGTATGACTCAAAAACTTATACTTGGAGGAGATTTAAATGGACAAGTAGAGAGAGATTATGGAGAATATAAAGACACACATGAAGAATTTGATATTCAAGAAAGATAAGAAGAGGATACTACAATTTTATATTTTACAGTATATTATGACCTTAGgattgttaaaattattttgagatgAAAGAAGAATTATTAATTACCTTCACGTATAACAATAGATGTTAAATAAATTTGTCGAACTAAACAGGTAGATCAAATTATGagaaaaaatatgcaagtgaCAATTAACTAATCAATACCAACTAATAATGCTGAATATAGGCCTTAGAAAATGAGAGAGAGACAAATTATTTCATATTTTAGAGGAATGAAATGgtgaaattttaagaaaaaataatatataacatTTCAAAGATAAGAAAGGAGTCCTTGTAAAATTATAAAGTCATTTTAAAGCTTAAagttcttttgttgcttgataatGTTCAAAAGTTGGGTAAAGTTATTTCAAGTTTTTGCAAATTAAAGGCTAATACTAGTCCTTTTGCTAGCAAAGAATTTACATAAGTTTTCCTcctataattttcaaaaaataaagccaaaaactaaataataaattgaataaaaattttaaataagttaaagaaatagccAACATTAATTGAATTCATCTAAACACATGTCAAAACATGTTGAGTGTTTGCACAATAGGATACTCATCGACACAGGAAACATACAGAGATTCTCTATTTTGATCAGTATTCAGTAATGTTAAT
This region of Zingiber officinale cultivar Zhangliang chromosome 9A, Zo_v1.1, whole genome shotgun sequence genomic DNA includes:
- the LOC122021705 gene encoding pto-interacting protein 1-like — encoded protein: MALPDRNFSSAQPLFQLSKELRTTLNDNNSSCKWFQYEELLSSTNQFAPENLIGKGGTGQVYKGNLQNGRQIAIKLSQLSTKSSRDFLQEVDIVTKLDHPHVVSLLGICVEKNNLISIYKYFVNGSLEEILHGKNAKEPLPWDTRTKVAMGIAKALNYLHHGSQTVIHRDVKSSNILLDSEFEPQLSDFGLAFWVPKTSNYLTQNDIVGTFGYLAPEYFMYGKASNKIDVYAFGVVLLELLTGRMPINDNSPKGQKSLVMWATQVIENGNLMDLVDPKLDADYDKDQMRRMILAASLCITRIAQFRPAINKICSLLQGEDDIEKWICSQADSMSDLVDCPDDEAYPTSNIGSLEHASIDVDHNASLTSSDKRGFWQEYLRGRWSRSSFY
- the LOC122019641 gene encoding uncharacterized protein LOC122019641, translating into MGTLRSDNVVGSWQSQVASGQTKPVSSNLSQRTVKSHQTGSYTSEKASNASMFMHASASSNATLRLSDEELALLLHQELNSSPRVPRIPRVRQATVMQSATNSGMSVFSRRPVYEGKDQISVFRRKNKEDGYRNLNCNSQELHGDSRKKARMASFAYHKRQQLDKKKESHMRTSDMTIKTVPLAPREGNRNDPFSSPEISEQNTPAACSSVGDVQRDDGSVICRTLPGLIDDILSKTKHITYEELCGAVHPHWYELRKPNGERYAYPTYLHAVHDCLRNRSEWSHLVEQGPKTNSSKRRNVEFDSDAPTIESESEKASSRASKDEDNGVESHRDVPKGKRNARKHRRLDLRGTGSEESRKRDNRAAISDCHTPFSHSNNEGTELAFSEDENQGAGPHNIGNETSSSSSDDSG